The proteins below are encoded in one region of Streptomyces roseirectus:
- a CDS encoding SCO6880 family protein produces the protein MATRTYQFGKHRPTGLVGRRDLGEQAVLGGGAGIGVLGGFLFNGVPVLAGAALVVPIVTALLLVYLPYRPKGTAQRRTVYRWWRISRYHRKALARTGGVWVSPAIEAGVRRDGTPPDAALVSPEGVAGMTWVATTVRGQRAVVVLQPEAGCVTATLEVASPGLGGKEVGEQVVALERWGELLDAFGNTEEHPVKRIQVLARQMKSDPHAHQRFVAQRDASRATAGVPPWLKESYDVLADAVSTSAEEHRYYVTAHARFTRDLAADGASRGVGDEGVAAAMAACMEELWARCEDADLSVVAPLDEGRMTAFIRNSYDPDHPIWDTGLARPHAFPRNVDVRSGTHVATRAAGSTGSWFHATAAVTHWPSTPVGPDFLSPLLIGMPDVIRTIAITQDLEPNDKAVDRMLAEDTNNQAEMHRDRQRGKNIDPRDVIAADATGSRGMALAASGAAGASVVGYITISARSAAELEKTKRTTASRARNAHLRIEWLDLEHARAFTTTLPFAGGIK, from the coding sequence GGTGCTCGCCGGGGCCGCCCTCGTCGTCCCGATCGTGACGGCGCTGCTGCTCGTCTACCTGCCGTACCGGCCCAAGGGCACCGCGCAGCGCCGAACGGTCTACCGCTGGTGGCGGATCAGCCGGTACCACCGCAAGGCGCTCGCCCGCACCGGCGGGGTGTGGGTCTCCCCGGCCATCGAGGCCGGCGTACGACGGGACGGGACTCCGCCGGACGCCGCCCTGGTGAGCCCGGAGGGGGTCGCCGGGATGACGTGGGTGGCAACGACCGTACGCGGGCAGCGCGCGGTGGTCGTCCTCCAGCCGGAGGCCGGGTGCGTGACCGCGACGCTCGAAGTCGCCTCGCCGGGGCTGGGCGGCAAGGAGGTGGGCGAGCAGGTCGTGGCGCTGGAGCGCTGGGGTGAACTGCTCGACGCGTTCGGCAACACCGAGGAGCACCCCGTCAAGCGCATCCAGGTGCTGGCCCGGCAGATGAAGAGCGACCCGCACGCGCATCAGCGGTTCGTCGCCCAGCGGGACGCCTCCCGGGCGACCGCCGGCGTCCCGCCGTGGCTGAAGGAGTCGTACGACGTGCTCGCCGATGCCGTGTCGACCTCGGCGGAGGAGCACCGCTACTACGTCACCGCGCACGCCCGCTTCACCCGCGACCTGGCGGCCGACGGCGCGTCCCGGGGCGTCGGTGACGAAGGGGTCGCCGCCGCGATGGCCGCTTGCATGGAGGAGCTGTGGGCGCGGTGCGAGGACGCCGACCTGTCGGTGGTGGCGCCGCTGGACGAGGGCCGGATGACGGCGTTCATCCGCAACAGCTACGACCCCGACCACCCGATCTGGGACACCGGCCTGGCCCGGCCGCACGCCTTCCCCCGCAACGTCGACGTCCGCAGCGGCACCCACGTCGCGACCCGCGCGGCGGGTTCGACCGGCAGCTGGTTCCACGCGACCGCCGCCGTCACCCACTGGCCTTCCACGCCCGTCGGCCCGGACTTCCTCTCGCCGCTGCTGATCGGGATGCCGGACGTCATCCGCACGATCGCGATCACCCAGGACCTCGAACCCAACGACAAGGCCGTGGACCGGATGCTCGCCGAGGACACCAACAACCAGGCCGAGATGCACCGTGACCGCCAGCGCGGCAAGAACATCGACCCGCGCGACGTGATCGCGGCCGACGCCACCGGCTCCCGCGGCATGGCCCTGGCCGCCTCGGGCGCCGCCGGCGCCTCCGTCGTCGGCTACATCACCATCTCCGCACGCAGCGCCGCCGAGCTGGAGAAAACCAAGCGCACCACCGCGTCCCGCGCGCGCAACGCGCACCTGCGCATCGAATGGCTCGACCTGGAGCACGCCCGCGCGTTCACCACCACCCTGCCGTTCGCCGGAGGCATCAAGTGA